In one Sphingobacterium daejeonense genomic region, the following are encoded:
- a CDS encoding DUF3943 domain-containing protein, producing MQKSHSILLVSFFWLFILSISTSFGQVDSLPKSIGDSLRFREDSLSTLSTQPKFLNDTLEWDLNPKRKKNFWRAGAQWFLAQALPASFNRFITKDPYSYISFQNFLDHQRFSAWDWDDNQFTTNQIDHPFHGQIYFNAFRSNGYNFYQSSLATVAGSYIWETAGETQHPSINDLVNTTFGGILMGEMMHRVSRNILARNRTDHNRLGNEIVATIVNPINGLNRFLDGKWGKKIDDYYGADSSVITAEVDLGIRRFDAKEGDFLNEGKNAFYGRLRFRYSNGDHNYKRPFDQFSVNLELGNGDSSFINAVNVHALLYGAKFFKSQKGDHYGTLNAHYDFYNNDAFFYGAQSLNYNWLSEFRYKKGNRLNLSVGAGAVVLAAVPDPYLLYGASRNYNYGPGASYRFRGDLMILNRFMLSADYNGGVFFTISGTDSYYVLHGLNVEASLRLYKRWSINLSSGYFNLQGHFRDQQYPDFNREYPYGRLSVGYNIFF from the coding sequence TTGCAGAAATCTCACAGTATACTATTAGTTAGTTTTTTTTGGTTATTTATTTTATCGATTTCTACCTCATTCGGTCAGGTGGATTCTTTGCCAAAGTCTATTGGTGACAGCCTGAGATTTCGAGAGGATAGTCTTTCCACATTAAGTACCCAACCCAAATTCTTAAATGATACCCTTGAATGGGATTTAAATCCAAAGCGTAAAAAGAATTTTTGGCGAGCAGGGGCTCAATGGTTTCTTGCACAGGCATTGCCGGCATCCTTTAACCGCTTTATAACAAAAGATCCATATTCATACATCTCTTTTCAGAACTTTTTAGACCATCAGCGTTTTAGTGCTTGGGATTGGGATGACAACCAGTTTACGACCAATCAGATTGACCATCCTTTTCATGGTCAGATATATTTTAATGCTTTTCGAAGTAATGGTTATAATTTTTACCAGTCTAGTCTCGCTACTGTTGCTGGTAGTTATATCTGGGAGACTGCAGGAGAGACCCAACACCCTTCCATCAATGATTTGGTCAATACAACATTTGGCGGCATCCTGATGGGGGAGATGATGCATCGAGTATCCCGCAATATCTTGGCAAGGAACAGAACCGATCACAACCGATTGGGAAATGAGATCGTAGCAACCATAGTAAACCCAATAAATGGTTTAAACAGGTTTTTGGATGGAAAATGGGGCAAGAAGATCGATGATTATTATGGTGCGGATTCATCCGTAATCACGGCAGAAGTGGATTTGGGAATTCGAAGATTTGACGCTAAGGAAGGAGACTTTCTAAATGAGGGTAAGAATGCTTTTTATGGAAGATTGAGATTCCGCTATAGCAATGGGGACCATAATTATAAAAGACCATTTGATCAATTCTCGGTCAACCTTGAATTAGGGAATGGGGATAGTTCATTTATCAATGCTGTGAATGTTCATGCTCTACTTTACGGGGCCAAGTTTTTCAAGTCCCAAAAAGGAGATCATTATGGCACCCTAAATGCGCATTATGACTTCTATAACAACGATGCTTTCTTTTATGGCGCCCAGAGTTTGAATTATAATTGGCTATCTGAATTCAGGTACAAGAAAGGGAATCGACTGAATCTGAGTGTTGGTGCAGGTGCAGTTGTTTTGGCTGCGGTACCAGATCCATATCTTTTATACGGTGCAAGTCGAAATTATAATTATGGACCGGGGGCATCCTATAGATTTAGAGGAGATTTGATGATCCTCAACCGATTTATGTTGAGTGCTGATTATAATGGTGGTGTTTTCTTTACTATATCTGGAACTGATTCATATTATGTTTTACATGGTTTGAATGTTGAGGCTAGCCTCAGGTTATACAAGAGGTGGTCGATTAATCTAAGTTCTGGATATTTCAATTTGCAAGGACATTTCAGGGACCAACAATATCCTGATTTCAACAGGGAATATCCCTATGGACGACTTTCAGTAGGTTATAACATTTTCTTTTAA